In Odocoileus virginianus isolate 20LAN1187 ecotype Illinois chromosome 23, Ovbor_1.2, whole genome shotgun sequence, one DNA window encodes the following:
- the KDELR3 gene encoding ER lumen protein-retaining receptor 3, whose product MNVFRILGDLSHLLAMILLLGKIWRSKCCAGISGKSQILFALVFTTRYLDLLTNFISIYNTVMKVVFLLCAYVTVYMIYGKFRKTFDSENDTFRLEFLLVPVIGLSFLENYSFTPLEILWTFSIYLESVAILPQLFMISKTGEAETITTHYLFFLGLYRALYLANWIRRYQTENFYDQIAVVSGVVQTIFYCDFFYLYVTKVLKGKKLSLPMPI is encoded by the exons ATGAACGTGTTTCGGATCCTCGGCGACCTGAGCCATCTCCTGGCCATGATCTTGCTTCTGGGGAAGATTTGGAGGTCCAAGTGCTGCGCGG GCATCTCTGGGAAGAGCCAGATCCTTTTCGCTCTCGTCTTTACCACCAGGTACCTGGACCTGTTAACCAACTTCATCTCCATCTACAACACAGTAATGAAG GTGGTTTTTCTCCTCTGTGCCTATGTCACAGTGTACATGATCTATGGGAAATTTCGGAAAACGTTCGACAGTGAGAATGACACATTCCGCCTGGAGTTTCTTCTGGTCCCTGTCATTGGCCTCTCCTTCCTTGAGAACTACAGTTTCACTCCTCTGGAG ATCCTCTGGACTTTCTCCATCTACCTGGAATCAGTGGCCATCCTGCCCCAGCTCTTCATGATCAGCAAGACTGGAGAGGCTGAGACCATTACTACTCACTATCTGTTCTTTCTTGGGCTATACCGGGCACTCTACCTGGCTAACTGGATCAGGCGGTACCAGACTGAGAATTTCTATGACCAAATTGCAGTGGTGTCTGGGGTAGTACAAACCATCTTCTACTGTGACTTCTTCTACTTGTATGTGACCAAAG TCCTTAAAGGAAAGAAGTTAAGTCTTCCAATGCCAATTTGA